Part of the Deinococcus reticulitermitis genome is shown below.
GAACAGGGCGCCTAGCAGCCGGTAAGCCAGGATGTGCATCTGCGCGAGCCGTTGCGCCTGCCGCTCGTCCAGCTCATGGACCCGGCCCTCGGGCAGCCCCAGCCGGGACGGTTTCATCAGGCGGATGCCCCCGGCGAACATCAGGCCCAGGCCGAGCAGCGCTCCCGCGATCAGGGCGGCAGGGGGCAGAGCGGCGGCGCTCGACAGGGCGACGGTCCCCAGGTAAAGGCCGTAACCGAGGCCCATCGTCAGCACGAGGCGGCGGCGCAGACGGCGAGGGGCCAGCGGGCGGAACCTTGGCAGGTCAGCGCTCATTCTTTTCCTCCATACACTTTCGCGCTCAGCGGCGTGAACGGCGCGCGCGAGAAGATCGCCTCGATAGGCAGCCCGAAAAACTCGCTGAGGCGAAACGCGAGATCGAGGCTGGGGGCGTACTCGCCCCGCTCCAGATAGCCGATGGTCTGATAGTTCACGTCCACGGCGGCGGCCAGGTCCTGCCGGCTCAGTCCCCGTTCGGCCCGCAGCACCGGCAGGCGGTTGTGCAGCGGGGGGGGCGTCGGACGCCCAGTGGTCTTGGCAACCATGCTGCGTATTGTTGTATTTCTACAACAAGAAGTCAAGCGGACAGATATTTCGTTGGGTTTCTGGGAGAGTTCGGAGTCCACCCACCTCGGCTTGAGGGCTGCCGGTTCAAGCGTGCGCGTCCGTACCTCTGTCCTCCCAGCGCCGTGCCAGACTGCCCCCAGATGCCGGATTACGACGTGATTGTGATGGGGGCGGGGCACAACGCCCTGATCACCGCCGCCTACGCGGCCAAAGCGGGACTGAGGGTAGGGGTCTTCGAGCGGCGGCACATCGTCGGCGGAGCGGTGAGCACCGAAGAACTCGTGCCGGGCTACCGCTTCGACTACGGCGGCAGCGCGCATATCCTGATTCGCCTGACGCCGATCGTGCAGGAACTCGAACTCTCGCGCCACGGCCTGCACTACCTCGAAGTCGATCCGATGTTCCACTGCTCGGACGGCGAGACGCCCTGGTTCATTCACCGCGACGCCGGGCGCACCATCCGCGAACTCGAAGAGAAGTTTCCCGGTCAGGGCGAGGCGTACAGGCGCTTTCTAGACGATTGGACGCCCTTTGCGCGCTCGGTGGCCGACCTCTTCATGTCGGCGCCGGGTCCGCTCGATCTGGGCAAGATGGTGGTCAGCAGCGGCAAGGGCAAAGACTGGGCCGAGCAGCTCCCGCGCATCCTGCGGCCCTACGGCGACGTGGCTAAGGAGTATTTCAGCGACGAGCGGGTGCGCGCGCCGCTCACCTGGATGGCGGCCCAGAGCGGCCCCCCGCCCTCGGACCCGCTGAGCGCCCCCTTCTTGCTGTGGCATCCCCTCTACCACCAGGGCGGCGTCGCACGGCCCAAGGGCGGCAGCGGCGGCCTGACCCGCGCGCTGAAGCGGGCAATCGAGGCCGAGGGCGGCGAGGTCTTTACCGACGCCCCTGTCCAGGACATCCTCGTCAAGGGGGGCAAGGTGCAGGGCGTGCGGCTGGCGAACGGTGAGGTCCACACGGCGCGGGCGGTGGTGTCGGGCACCCATGTCCTGACGACGGCGGACGCCCTGCCGCAGGAGCACGTCCCCGCCTCGGCCCGCCAGGTGCGGGTGGGCAACGGCTTCGGCATGATCCTGCGCCTCGCGCTGAGCGGTCAGGTGAAGTATCGCCATCACACCGAGCCCGACTCGCGCGTGGGCGTCGGTCTACTCGTGAAAAACGAGCGCCAGATCATGCAGGGGTACGGCGAATACCTCGCGGGGGAGCCCACCACCGATCCGCCCCTCGTCGCCATGAGCTTCTCAGCAGTTGACGACTCGCTCGCGCCCCCCGGCGGCGAGGTGCTGTGGCTCTGGGCGCAGTACTACCCCTACGAGCTGGCGTCCGGGAGCTGGGAGACCCGAACCGCCGAGGCGCGCGAGAACATCCTGCGGGCCTTCGAGCACTACGCGCCGGGCACCCGCGACATGATCGTCGGCGAACTCGTCCAGACGCCGCAATGGCTGCACGATCATCTCGGCCTGCACCGGGGCAACGTGATGCACCTCGAGATGAGCTTCGATCAGATGTTCTCCTTCCGCCCCTGGATGAAGGCGAGTGGGTACAAATGGCCGGGCGTCTCGGGCCTCTACCTCACCGGCGCGAGCACCCACCCCGGCGGCGGCATCATGGGCGCCTCGGGGCGCAACGCGGCGCGGGTGCTCGTGGGCGACCTCACTCGGCGCCGCTGGAAGTGAGGACCGCCTTGTCTCCAACGCTGCGGCGTTCCCTGCTCGCGTTTGCCGCCCTCGGGGTGGCCTTTTTAGGCGCGCTGCTGGTGCTGCGGGGCGCGGAGGTGGGCTGGGCGCTGATCGCCGTGGCCCTGCCCGCTTCTCTGGTGCTCGCGCTCGCCGGGGACGCGCTGGGGGGTGATTTCGCAGTCACGCTGCGGACCCGCTGGGCGACGTTCGCAGGGCAGATGCGGCCCTGGACCTGGCTGCTCGCGCTCTACGTCGCCCTCAAGATTCCGGTGCCGCTGTGGCCGGACGGCTTTCCGGTGCTGGGGCTGGCGAGCACGGCGGCGCTGTTCCTCTCGGCGCTCGCCTTCGCCTGGGAACGGGTGGGCGCGCGCAAGGCCCTGCTGATGGCCGCGCTCGCTTTCGGGGCCGGGCTGGGCGTCGAGATGCTCGGCAACCGCACCGGCTTTCCGTTCGGGATCTACTCCTACGCCACCGCACCGGGGCCCAGGGTCTTCGAGGTGCCGCTGCTCGTGCCGCTGGGATGGTTCGCCTTCTCGCTGGCGGGGATGCTGCTCTCGGGCGGGCGGGCCTGGCTCGCGGGCCTGCTGATGATGCTGTGGGATGTGGGCTTAGAGCCTCTGCTCACCGCCGAGCGTTACTGGCTCTGGAGCGA
Proteins encoded:
- a CDS encoding carotenoid biosynthesis protein, translated to MSPTLRRSLLAFAALGVAFLGALLVLRGAEVGWALIAVALPASLVLALAGDALGGDFAVTLRTRWATFAGQMRPWTWLLALYVALKIPVPLWPDGFPVLGLASTAALFLSALAFAWERVGARKALLMAALAFGAGLGVEMLGNRTGFPFGIYSYATAPGPRVFEVPLLVPLGWFAFSLAGMLLSGGRAWLAGLLMMLWDVGLEPLLTAERYWLWSDPNPLWAGAPLQNFLGWWAVGSLIGWAFGRIAPELFRGATEKGRVSFSLAYPIETFFLPGGLILVGRPLEAGVTLIAMLGGGLLARAVRRAA
- a CDS encoding phytoene desaturase family protein — translated: MPDYDVIVMGAGHNALITAAYAAKAGLRVGVFERRHIVGGAVSTEELVPGYRFDYGGSAHILIRLTPIVQELELSRHGLHYLEVDPMFHCSDGETPWFIHRDAGRTIRELEEKFPGQGEAYRRFLDDWTPFARSVADLFMSAPGPLDLGKMVVSSGKGKDWAEQLPRILRPYGDVAKEYFSDERVRAPLTWMAAQSGPPPSDPLSAPFLLWHPLYHQGGVARPKGGSGGLTRALKRAIEAEGGEVFTDAPVQDILVKGGKVQGVRLANGEVHTARAVVSGTHVLTTADALPQEHVPASARQVRVGNGFGMILRLALSGQVKYRHHTEPDSRVGVGLLVKNERQIMQGYGEYLAGEPTTDPPLVAMSFSAVDDSLAPPGGEVLWLWAQYYPYELASGSWETRTAEARENILRAFEHYAPGTRDMIVGELVQTPQWLHDHLGLHRGNVMHLEMSFDQMFSFRPWMKASGYKWPGVSGLYLTGASTHPGGGIMGASGRNAARVLVGDLTRRRWK
- a CDS encoding helix-turn-helix transcriptional regulator, which encodes MVAKTTGRPTPPPLHNRLPVLRAERGLSRQDLAAAVDVNYQTIGYLERGEYAPSLDLAFRLSEFFGLPIEAIFSRAPFTPLSAKVYGGKE